One stretch of Natronocella acetinitrilica DNA includes these proteins:
- a CDS encoding ABC transporter ATP-binding protein — protein sequence MLSTLRSLNAILTRGERRRAALVFVVMLMTALLETAGVASVMPFIAVLSNPEVIQTNAVLRAAYEWSGAETTNGFLILLGVAVLLLLVFSLAFKAFSQWVQLTFSKMRVHALGCRLMERYLGQPYEWFLSRHSSRISTTILSEINKVISGSLFPALQLIAHSLIVLSLFAFLIYVDPLLALSIAGIISGAYIVLYLSVRRYLGRMGAIQLQSNRERFKVVNEAFSGIKDVKIAGLERPMLERFRPPSKRVVRVDIMGQIVREIPSLAMQALVFGGMMIVLLYLMTVHGSIQGALPIFATFAFAGYRLMPALQNIYRQLAMIRVTGASLESLVLDLRQLRPLESSLTEAEQARRKAPETEITLNDVTYAYPGTDRPALDHINLTIKANTTVGLVGSTGSGKTTTVDVLLGLLEPHSGALRIDGDAITPRNVRGWQRSIGYVPQTIYLSDDTVAGNIAFGIPPDEVIRDDVIRAAKIASLHDFVMSDLPQGFDTHIGERGVRLSGGQRQRIGIARALYHNPDVLILDEATSALDNVTERHVMEAVNKLGKQKTIIMIAHRLSTVRHCDRIYLLDQGRVQDFGTYDQLRASSELFQAMAASDT from the coding sequence ATGCTGAGCACCCTGCGGTCCCTCAACGCCATTCTGACGCGAGGAGAACGCCGCCGTGCCGCGCTTGTGTTTGTCGTGATGCTGATGACCGCCCTGTTGGAGACGGCGGGCGTGGCTTCCGTGATGCCCTTCATCGCCGTCCTATCCAACCCCGAAGTAATTCAAACCAACGCAGTGCTCCGTGCGGCCTATGAATGGTCTGGGGCGGAGACCACCAATGGTTTTCTCATTCTGCTAGGCGTAGCAGTGTTGTTGTTGCTTGTCTTTTCGCTGGCATTCAAGGCATTTTCTCAGTGGGTGCAGCTAACATTCTCCAAAATGCGCGTACATGCACTTGGCTGCCGATTGATGGAACGCTACCTGGGTCAGCCCTACGAGTGGTTTTTATCACGGCACAGTTCCAGAATCTCCACCACTATTCTGTCTGAGATTAACAAGGTTATTAGCGGGTCGCTGTTTCCCGCTCTCCAACTGATTGCCCACAGCCTTATTGTGCTGTCTTTGTTCGCATTCCTGATATACGTGGATCCGTTGTTGGCCCTTTCCATTGCCGGGATTATTTCGGGTGCCTACATCGTGCTTTACTTGTCCGTTCGTCGCTACCTGGGGCGGATGGGTGCAATCCAGCTGCAATCCAACCGAGAGCGCTTCAAGGTTGTGAACGAGGCGTTCAGCGGCATCAAAGATGTGAAAATCGCGGGCCTCGAGCGGCCCATGCTCGAGAGGTTTCGGCCACCATCGAAGCGGGTGGTCCGCGTCGACATCATGGGCCAGATCGTTCGCGAAATCCCCTCGCTGGCTATGCAGGCGTTGGTGTTTGGCGGCATGATGATAGTCCTGCTCTACCTCATGACGGTGCACGGATCCATTCAAGGTGCCCTGCCCATATTCGCGACATTCGCATTTGCGGGCTATCGGCTCATGCCCGCTCTGCAAAATATTTATCGCCAGCTTGCGATGATTCGTGTGACTGGCGCCTCATTGGAGTCGCTAGTCCTCGACCTCCGGCAATTGCGCCCACTTGAATCGTCCCTTACGGAGGCAGAGCAGGCCAGGCGTAAAGCCCCCGAGACTGAGATCACACTTAACGATGTTACCTACGCCTACCCTGGCACCGATCGACCTGCACTTGATCACATCAACTTGACCATCAAGGCGAATACTACGGTGGGCTTGGTAGGCTCAACCGGGTCGGGGAAAACAACCACGGTGGACGTTTTGCTTGGCCTTCTGGAGCCCCATTCCGGCGCCCTGCGCATTGATGGCGACGCAATCACTCCACGCAACGTGCGCGGTTGGCAGCGCAGCATTGGCTATGTGCCGCAGACGATTTATCTCTCGGATGACACGGTGGCGGGCAACATCGCATTTGGCATCCCCCCCGATGAGGTCATCAGAGACGACGTCATCCGCGCAGCGAAGATCGCAAGCCTGCATGATTTTGTCATGAGCGATCTCCCCCAAGGTTTTGACACCCATATCGGCGAGCGGGGCGTGCGGCTGTCAGGCGGGCAACGGCAGCGCATCGGCATTGCCAGAGCCCTGTATCACAACCCGGATGTACTTATCCTTGATGAGGCAACCAGTGCGCTGGACAACGTCACGGAGAGGCACGTGATGGAGGCCGTGAACAAGCTCGGCAAGCAGAAAACCATCATCATGATCGCTCACCGCCTCTCCACGGTTCGGCACTGCGATCGCATCTACCTGCTCGATCAGGGGCGCGTTCAGGACTTCGGAACTTACGATCAGCTGAGAGCAAGTAGCGAACTGTTCCAGGCCATGGCAGCGTCGGACACCTGA
- a CDS encoding glycosyltransferase family 4 protein has product MSTAAIYCDCNSQGGVFSYTIRMLALFRSWGWKTLLISHTPRANGERETSAILCSHADQHVLVDSALSNDSQVNRIENILKRTRPDVFIPNYRKLPWAAAARASRRQAISVMGVCHSDHESYYTGGLMRYAPIISLYACPSRKTERELRARLPARHHAKIRYIPHYVERTTDGYAAFDPDRFTVVYHGRLREEQKHVSEIIEIANRVCAESESIHFKLIGDSQEGSLYSDLIARNGLTDRVSLLPPTDWAGIQQELANSQLSILTSEYEGFCYTAAEALSVGLPVFAYNCGDVISDFVKTKVNGFVAPWGDRELIADNIRTLANEPEHWRSLSAEALNTAQTVFDFHTVSQLYKEGIENVNSAIQPWPRLRPTYIPDRGKSLRSFIDKSGRRLSFWE; this is encoded by the coding sequence ATGAGTACGGCCGCGATTTATTGTGACTGCAACTCTCAGGGCGGAGTGTTTTCCTACACCATCCGTATGCTGGCGCTATTTCGCTCATGGGGCTGGAAGACACTACTCATTTCGCACACGCCCAGAGCCAACGGCGAGCGGGAAACATCCGCCATTCTCTGCAGCCACGCCGACCAGCATGTTCTCGTTGACTCCGCGCTCTCAAACGATAGTCAGGTGAATCGGATAGAGAACATCCTCAAGCGCACCCGGCCGGATGTCTTCATACCGAACTACCGCAAACTGCCATGGGCTGCGGCGGCGCGGGCATCCCGCCGCCAGGCAATCTCCGTGATGGGGGTTTGCCATAGCGATCACGAGAGCTACTACACCGGCGGGCTCATGCGCTATGCGCCGATTATTTCTCTGTATGCCTGCCCCTCCAGAAAAACGGAACGCGAGTTGCGCGCTCGCCTGCCGGCACGGCACCACGCCAAGATTCGCTATATCCCGCACTACGTCGAGCGGACTACAGATGGCTATGCGGCGTTTGACCCGGACCGATTCACAGTGGTGTATCACGGGCGGTTGCGCGAAGAGCAGAAGCATGTCTCTGAAATTATCGAGATTGCCAATAGAGTTTGCGCAGAATCAGAGAGCATTCACTTCAAGCTCATCGGCGACAGCCAGGAAGGCTCGCTCTACTCCGACCTGATCGCACGCAATGGGCTCACGGACCGAGTGTCACTACTCCCCCCAACGGACTGGGCAGGAATCCAACAAGAGCTCGCGAACAGTCAGCTCTCCATCCTCACATCCGAGTACGAAGGGTTTTGTTACACAGCGGCAGAAGCACTGTCAGTGGGCTTGCCGGTATTTGCTTACAACTGCGGCGACGTTATCTCGGACTTTGTGAAAACCAAGGTCAATGGCTTTGTCGCACCTTGGGGTGATCGCGAGCTGATCGCAGACAACATCCGGACACTCGCCAACGAGCCCGAACACTGGCGCTCGTTGTCGGCCGAGGCCCTGAATACTGCACAGACGGTTTTCGACTTTCACACCGTATCTCAGCTGTACAAAGAAGGTATCGAGAACGTCAATTCAGCCATCCAGCCCTGGCCGCGACTTCGGCCGACTTATATCCCTGATCGGGGCAAGTCGCTGAGGTCGTTTATCGACAAATCAGGACGACGGTTGAGTTTTTGGGAATGA
- a CDS encoding glycosyltransferase, whose product MSNEPLVSIITPTYNRARFLGIAIDSVLAQTYENWELVIVDDGSTDNTPEIMEPYLKDSRIRYFRQENQGQSVARNVGIRESKGEYICFLDSDNAWLPDKLRRSVELMEQHQNVGVLYADVITVDEDGKEISRKNMRRFSGRIAPQMLRDNCVSMNTTIARRRCFEEQGGFSESYRVADDYELWLRLSAHYEFLYVPEFFAHYRVMNDQISSDKTRRFQANERILQDFVSRNGHTLSKKDIQSGLCAFYTRRGRYFASNGAVGVALRSYGKAIVCDPVSVKPWRALAKLVLKRTG is encoded by the coding sequence ATGAGCAACGAACCACTGGTTAGCATCATCACGCCCACCTATAACCGGGCGCGTTTTCTCGGCATTGCCATCGACAGTGTGCTGGCCCAGACCTATGAGAACTGGGAGCTCGTCATCGTGGATGATGGCTCCACGGATAACACTCCCGAGATCATGGAGCCCTACCTGAAGGACTCTCGCATCCGCTACTTCAGGCAAGAGAATCAGGGCCAGAGTGTTGCCCGCAACGTGGGCATAAGGGAGAGCAAGGGCGAGTACATCTGTTTTCTGGATTCGGACAATGCCTGGTTGCCGGACAAGCTTCGTCGTTCCGTGGAGTTGATGGAGCAGCATCAGAACGTCGGGGTGCTCTATGCGGATGTGATTACCGTCGACGAGGATGGAAAAGAGATTTCTCGCAAGAACATGCGGCGCTTCAGTGGCCGCATTGCGCCACAGATGCTGCGTGACAACTGCGTGAGCATGAACACAACTATCGCGCGCCGTCGATGCTTTGAAGAGCAAGGTGGGTTTTCAGAAAGCTATAGAGTTGCGGACGACTATGAGCTGTGGCTTCGGTTGTCTGCGCACTATGAGTTTCTCTATGTTCCAGAGTTTTTTGCGCACTATCGTGTTATGAACGACCAAATATCGTCAGACAAAACGCGTCGTTTCCAAGCAAACGAAAGGATACTTCAGGACTTTGTCAGTCGAAATGGTCACACGTTGTCGAAAAAGGACATTCAATCGGGATTGTGCGCCTTTTATACGCGCCGGGGTCGCTATTTTGCATCGAATGGTGCGGTCGGGGTGGCATTAAGGAGTTACGGTAAAGCCATCGTGTGTGATCCTGTCTCCGTCAAGCCGTGGCGTGCGCTTGCAAAGCTGGTCTTGAAGCGAACAGGGTGA
- a CDS encoding GNAT family N-acetyltransferase encodes MTVRVPYTPAYRSEILRLVGRSDVPEALWRWQYESNPRDVAFNPVMVCTEVDGPLVGFNGVMPVTARYNGEERSACWSCDFHVQPEWRGSGAGRKVKEELHADHSLLMTFGVSPVAARVLPRLGWQRSEEVVQYRRVQVARRWQDRLRQCMQWVNRIVRGGVLSGTTSPRPDDVTASSQLPDSDELDALWRTVAPGYSKIVCRDAAYLYWRYGRCPVAQYGFLALRDSGGRLRALAVFRHAMDSARLVDLVAAANDVSARRNLVAAWLRLVEVANTVSTTTSDRLLGKVLLKQGFFRVREQPGFFVRSSLGDSAPERGWFIMPGDSDGDFLQAAKDAVTLQQSPDLITTRCLLDDEWLGSPAAWQNLIEQSSANPLFMGWAWQSAWWQTWGQALRLEACVVAVFRGEELIGLLPLFRRWRRSRTGTLWRELHVIGHAWSIAPTVRTEYVSAIVDAKYREQGNRALTEAMTRLRWDIFTVCDTVAEIGEAPWECVPQTTYLRRKREQGVVVTVDGEFTQWLQALGPNTRLKVYNRRNYLEQTGRHAVYREESNAGQALELLNHFHMQRWGKPAFEGASLRFHQRLLERLGGTGKAHCTVLEVDGQAESLLYDVIAGSCAYNLQAGFNEQFDSKVSLGTLHLGYTLEDAFANTAVTKYDLLAGSGKNTFYKRHFRGQVIEFDTWQLARHPLLRMGYGAYRLLPGVLQRVVVRLLRPGRDSHEAQA; translated from the coding sequence GTGACAGTGCGCGTGCCCTACACGCCGGCCTATCGCAGTGAGATTCTGCGTCTGGTGGGCCGTAGTGACGTGCCCGAGGCACTCTGGCGCTGGCAGTATGAGAGCAACCCCCGGGACGTCGCCTTCAACCCAGTGATGGTCTGCACGGAAGTTGATGGGCCTTTGGTCGGCTTTAACGGCGTCATGCCCGTTACCGCGCGCTACAACGGCGAGGAGCGCTCGGCCTGCTGGAGTTGCGACTTTCATGTTCAGCCCGAGTGGCGTGGCTCTGGTGCTGGTCGTAAGGTGAAAGAAGAACTCCATGCTGATCACTCCCTGTTGATGACGTTTGGCGTAAGCCCGGTTGCAGCCCGCGTGCTCCCCCGGCTTGGCTGGCAGCGGAGTGAGGAGGTTGTGCAATACCGCCGGGTGCAGGTCGCCCGCCGTTGGCAGGACAGGCTGCGCCAGTGTATGCAGTGGGTAAACCGCATTGTTCGAGGTGGTGTTCTTTCAGGTACGACTTCGCCCAGGCCCGATGACGTTACTGCCTCGAGCCAACTGCCGGATAGTGACGAGCTGGATGCCCTGTGGCGGACAGTGGCACCGGGCTACTCCAAGATCGTCTGCCGGGACGCCGCGTATTTGTATTGGCGTTACGGGCGTTGCCCAGTTGCGCAGTACGGTTTTCTCGCGCTGCGTGATTCCGGTGGCCGCTTGCGCGCCCTGGCCGTGTTTCGCCATGCCATGGATAGCGCCCGCCTGGTGGACCTGGTGGCTGCCGCGAATGATGTATCGGCCCGCCGTAATCTGGTGGCAGCCTGGCTGCGCTTGGTCGAAGTGGCAAACACTGTCTCCACGACCACCAGTGACCGCTTGCTAGGCAAGGTTTTGCTGAAGCAGGGCTTTTTCCGGGTGCGAGAGCAGCCCGGGTTTTTCGTGCGCTCAAGCCTTGGGGATAGCGCGCCGGAGCGAGGCTGGTTCATCATGCCCGGCGATTCGGATGGAGACTTTCTGCAGGCAGCGAAAGACGCCGTGACCTTGCAGCAATCACCTGACCTCATCACTACTCGATGCCTATTGGATGACGAGTGGCTGGGCTCGCCGGCTGCATGGCAGAACTTGATCGAGCAGTCCAGCGCCAACCCGCTTTTCATGGGCTGGGCCTGGCAGAGCGCCTGGTGGCAAACCTGGGGGCAGGCGCTGCGGCTTGAGGCTTGTGTGGTGGCCGTGTTTCGCGGCGAAGAGCTGATTGGCCTCTTACCGCTATTTCGCCGCTGGCGGCGCTCCCGCACAGGCACGCTGTGGCGCGAACTGCACGTGATCGGTCATGCCTGGAGCATTGCCCCGACCGTGCGCACGGAATACGTAAGCGCCATTGTCGACGCCAAATACCGCGAGCAAGGCAACCGGGCGCTCACCGAGGCCATGACCCGCCTACGGTGGGACATCTTCACCGTCTGTGACACAGTGGCGGAGATAGGAGAGGCGCCTTGGGAGTGTGTACCGCAAACCACCTACCTGCGACGCAAGCGTGAGCAGGGCGTGGTCGTAACTGTGGATGGCGAGTTTACTCAGTGGCTGCAAGCACTTGGCCCCAACACGCGGCTCAAGGTTTACAACCGGCGAAACTACCTTGAGCAAACAGGCCGACATGCGGTGTATCGGGAAGAGAGCAATGCAGGGCAGGCGCTAGAGTTGCTCAACCACTTCCACATGCAGCGCTGGGGCAAACCCGCCTTTGAGGGTGCCAGCCTGCGTTTTCACCAGCGGTTGCTAGAGCGGCTGGGCGGGACCGGCAAGGCGCACTGCACCGTGCTGGAGGTGGACGGACAGGCGGAATCCTTGCTCTACGATGTGATCGCGGGTAGCTGCGCGTATAACCTGCAAGCGGGCTTCAACGAGCAGTTTGACAGCAAGGTGTCTCTCGGCACGCTGCACCTGGGGTACACCCTGGAAGACGCATTCGCAAATACCGCCGTCACAAAGTACGATCTGCTGGCAGGCTCCGGCAAGAACACCTTTTACAAGCGACACTTCCGCGGGCAGGTGATTGAATTTGACACCTGGCAGCTTGCCCGACATCCGTTACTGCGGATGGGCTACGGTGCCTATCGGCTATTGCCGGGAGTGCTGCAGCGAGTTGTTGTGCGACTCCTCCGCCCAGGCAGGGATAGTCACGAGGCCCAGGCATGA
- the asnB gene encoding asparagine synthase (glutamine-hydrolyzing), with product MCGIAGFWLNGNASTVDPESVLVAMGSAIAHRGPDGAGECFDLELGVGFSHRRLSIQDLSEHGAQPMASASERFTIVFNGEIYNFLSLRAELTALGHGFRGHSDTEVMLAAFEAWGVEAALTRFAGMFAFAVVDREERVLWLARDRMGEKPLYYGMANGVLLFGSELKALRAYPGFAPAVNRDALTLLLRHNYIPAPHSIYEGVHKLLPAHTLRVPLTGSVGDLTPLPYWRADSAFAQGAWQDESEAVSALEALLSQVIGEQMIADVPLGAFLSGGIDSSTVVALMQQQATRPVRTFTIGFREAGYNEAEHAAAVARHLQTDHTELYVAPQDAREVIPQLPRMFDEPFADSSQIPTCLVSRMTRQHVTVALSGDGGDELFAGYTRYPQTVRAWQRLCEAPGARVQAERALLNLPGGLARGAVRLLNGEQRHLSAAAVAEKVRRERGLRAATSLRAFYQRRISYWAEPSLLVQGGREPAYALNTDLPEGIAALSPQQQLQWLDLHSYLPDDILTKVDRAAMAVSLETRVPMLDHRFVEFALGLPPAWNMQGATGKQLLRRVVERHVPRELLERPKQGFAIPIEHWLRSELRDWAESLLNAQRLRHEGYWNAEIVRAVWHDHVSGKADFSFQLWGVLMFQAWLDEAAGE from the coding sequence ATGTGCGGCATAGCTGGCTTCTGGCTCAATGGGAATGCCAGCACGGTTGATCCTGAATCTGTTCTTGTGGCTATGGGCAGCGCTATCGCCCACCGGGGGCCGGATGGCGCGGGCGAGTGCTTTGATCTGGAGCTGGGGGTTGGTTTCTCGCACCGTCGTCTGTCCATACAGGATCTCTCCGAACACGGTGCGCAGCCCATGGCGTCCGCTAGTGAGCGGTTCACCATTGTGTTTAATGGGGAGATCTACAATTTTCTCTCCCTGCGGGCAGAGCTTACCGCCCTTGGCCATGGGTTTCGTGGCCATTCCGACACCGAGGTAATGCTGGCTGCCTTCGAGGCTTGGGGTGTGGAGGCCGCGCTGACCCGCTTTGCCGGCATGTTTGCCTTTGCAGTAGTGGATAGGGAAGAACGCGTGCTCTGGCTGGCGCGGGACCGCATGGGCGAAAAGCCGCTCTATTACGGCATGGCAAATGGCGTTCTGCTGTTTGGCTCGGAGCTAAAGGCTCTGCGGGCCTACCCGGGCTTTGCCCCGGCGGTGAATCGAGACGCCCTCACGCTGCTTCTGCGACACAACTACATTCCGGCGCCGCACAGTATTTATGAAGGTGTGCACAAGCTCTTGCCGGCGCACACGCTGCGGGTACCGTTGACTGGCTCAGTGGGTGATCTCACACCGCTGCCGTATTGGCGGGCAGATTCCGCATTTGCACAGGGTGCCTGGCAGGACGAAAGCGAGGCCGTGTCTGCGCTGGAGGCATTGCTCTCGCAAGTGATAGGCGAGCAGATGATTGCCGACGTGCCCCTGGGGGCGTTTCTCTCCGGGGGCATTGACTCCTCCACCGTGGTGGCGCTGATGCAGCAGCAGGCCACGCGGCCTGTGCGCACCTTTACCATCGGCTTTAGGGAGGCGGGCTACAACGAGGCCGAGCATGCCGCTGCGGTGGCCCGCCATCTGCAAACCGATCACACAGAGTTGTACGTGGCCCCCCAGGATGCGCGGGAGGTTATCCCCCAACTTCCGCGAATGTTTGATGAGCCCTTTGCGGATTCCTCGCAGATCCCCACCTGTTTGGTCAGCCGCATGACTCGCCAGCACGTGACCGTGGCGCTCTCCGGTGATGGGGGGGATGAGCTGTTCGCCGGCTACACGCGCTATCCGCAAACTGTTCGGGCCTGGCAGCGCTTGTGCGAGGCTCCAGGGGCACGGGTCCAGGCGGAGCGGGCCCTACTCAATTTGCCGGGCGGGCTCGCCCGGGGTGCCGTGCGCCTGCTCAACGGCGAACAGCGTCATTTGTCAGCTGCAGCCGTCGCAGAGAAGGTGCGGCGCGAGCGGGGGCTGCGCGCCGCAACCTCGTTGCGCGCTTTCTATCAGCGACGCATCAGCTATTGGGCGGAGCCATCGCTGTTGGTGCAGGGCGGCAGGGAGCCAGCCTACGCGCTCAACACCGATCTGCCAGAGGGCATAGCGGCGCTTAGCCCCCAACAGCAGCTCCAGTGGCTGGACCTGCACAGCTACCTGCCGGATGACATCCTCACCAAGGTGGATCGCGCCGCCATGGCGGTGAGCCTGGAAACCCGTGTGCCCATGCTGGATCACCGCTTTGTGGAATTTGCACTCGGGTTGCCACCTGCCTGGAACATGCAAGGCGCTACGGGCAAGCAGTTGCTTCGCCGGGTGGTGGAGCGCCATGTGCCCAGAGAACTGCTTGAGCGCCCCAAACAGGGCTTTGCCATTCCAATAGAGCATTGGCTTCGTAGTGAATTGCGGGACTGGGCCGAGAGCCTGCTCAATGCCCAACGCCTGCGGCACGAGGGCTATTGGAATGCGGAGATCGTGCGTGCCGTTTGGCATGATCACGTGAGCGGAAAAGCCGATTTCAGCTTCCAGCTGTGGGGCGTGTTGATGTTTCAGGCCTGGCTGGATGAGGCGGCTGGCGAGTGA
- a CDS encoding glycosyltransferase family 4 protein — protein sequence MKVLLSALWPVGGIRTFFRYVYGSPHFADVDVTLVGPDVGLSHFLKYNAPETRITVQACEQSAGDLLKATRQALIAGEFDLLHSHGFSAGAVSEVARFGKRVPHLMTAHDVFLPTMFSGVKGAVKQAGLGYLFRRMDMIHAVTDDGAANVHEYVSGLVGDKVRPILHGVDADYFAAAARRNVEAEVALPSDSFVIGFFGRFMAQKGFRTLADAVRLLVDERRISRPIKVLTFGWGGFIREDYAYVESLGLADHFVQMPATNDPAGWMKAVDVVAMPSRWEACGLLGMEALCAGAPIVGTHCIGLREVLQGSPAPMVPPRDARALADALATMADPNAREAFQAYQATAVERFSVDRPARALRALYSELVEGRHE from the coding sequence ATGAAGGTACTGCTTTCCGCATTGTGGCCGGTGGGAGGTATTCGCACGTTTTTCCGCTACGTGTATGGGTCCCCTCATTTTGCGGATGTTGATGTCACCCTGGTGGGGCCAGATGTCGGCCTGTCTCATTTCTTGAAATACAATGCTCCCGAAACACGGATTACGGTGCAGGCATGTGAGCAGTCCGCTGGCGACCTGCTAAAGGCTACCCGTCAAGCGCTAATCGCCGGGGAATTTGATTTGCTGCATTCCCACGGGTTTTCGGCTGGTGCCGTGTCGGAGGTGGCGCGGTTTGGCAAGCGCGTTCCCCACCTGATGACGGCGCACGATGTATTTTTGCCGACTATGTTCTCGGGGGTGAAAGGCGCTGTTAAGCAGGCCGGGCTCGGTTACCTCTTCCGCCGCATGGATATGATTCACGCGGTCACTGACGATGGCGCGGCCAACGTGCATGAATACGTATCTGGTCTCGTGGGAGACAAGGTGCGTCCCATCCTCCATGGAGTGGATGCCGACTACTTTGCTGCAGCCGCGCGGCGCAATGTTGAAGCAGAGGTCGCGTTGCCGTCGGATAGCTTCGTTATTGGGTTTTTTGGCCGATTTATGGCGCAAAAGGGGTTTCGTACTCTGGCGGATGCTGTTCGCCTGTTGGTGGATGAGCGGCGGATTTCCCGCCCTATCAAGGTGCTCACGTTCGGCTGGGGTGGCTTCATCCGTGAAGACTACGCCTATGTGGAATCCCTCGGTCTGGCGGATCACTTTGTGCAGATGCCCGCCACGAACGACCCTGCCGGCTGGATGAAAGCGGTTGACGTGGTCGCCATGCCATCCCGGTGGGAGGCTTGTGGCCTACTGGGGATGGAGGCTCTGTGCGCCGGTGCCCCAATCGTAGGTACGCATTGTATTGGGCTGCGTGAGGTGTTGCAGGGATCGCCGGCTCCCATGGTGCCACCAAGAGATGCGCGGGCCTTGGCAGATGCTCTGGCAACCATGGCTGATCCCAATGCCCGAGAGGCGTTCCAAGCCTACCAGGCAACAGCAGTGGAGCGGTTTTCCGTGGACCGCCCCGCGCGCGCACTTCGCGCGCTCTACAGCGAGCTGGTGGAGGGGCGGCATGAATAG
- a CDS encoding O-antigen ligase family protein: MSAPAHQLAIAKAKEKVKDATVPSAVFFLYCIFVFEYFFRLSARIPGMGQLRPTMVLFLLLTIALFMQADKVRDKLKEPPVQIILVLFMYLFVSFPLVEWPGSVIRQHVQPFILAVCFLFFTAMVVDTDRRLKLFVLLFVVLQAWRVIEPFGNYLLTGELGGRTHIGGGEFAGRLNGARADVINANGLGFVIVTTLAFMHFLMGGSKSFMIRFAYYGLAGTFLYALMLTSSRGAFVTLIVLVAFMIWDSKRKVLFVGLLAVASVLAWSGLSDFHKDRYLSLISSDTSTASGATADGRIRGMTTEFRLGLKRPIFGHGLGTTPEAKVNQLGGRRQAAHNLYAELLIEIGAIGAIIFLAYLFKLRSAVKDNLLAFKRAVRQGVPVDGFMLNLNKALLVVFWVYAVYSINYFGLSQDYWYIFGGLCIAFARSIKRNREVYFGTESAPLQGAGGAGTKRPLSA, from the coding sequence CCATTGCAAAGGCGAAAGAAAAGGTGAAAGACGCCACCGTGCCAAGCGCGGTGTTCTTTCTCTACTGTATATTCGTTTTTGAATACTTCTTCCGCTTGTCCGCCAGAATCCCCGGCATGGGCCAGTTACGGCCCACAATGGTTTTGTTCCTGTTGCTTACCATCGCCCTATTCATGCAAGCCGATAAGGTGCGGGATAAACTCAAGGAGCCGCCAGTCCAGATCATTTTGGTGCTCTTTATGTACCTGTTTGTTTCGTTCCCGCTTGTGGAATGGCCAGGCAGTGTTATTCGTCAACATGTGCAGCCATTCATCCTTGCTGTGTGTTTTCTTTTCTTTACCGCAATGGTGGTGGATACCGACAGGCGGCTAAAGCTCTTTGTCCTGTTGTTTGTTGTCTTGCAGGCTTGGCGGGTGATCGAGCCCTTCGGCAACTATTTGCTGACCGGCGAGCTGGGCGGACGCACGCATATCGGCGGGGGCGAGTTTGCGGGTCGCCTTAACGGCGCCCGGGCAGATGTGATCAACGCCAACGGGCTTGGCTTTGTCATTGTGACCACCCTAGCGTTTATGCACTTTTTGATGGGTGGGAGCAAGAGTTTCATGATCCGTTTTGCCTACTATGGACTGGCGGGCACGTTCCTCTATGCTTTGATGCTTACCAGCTCTCGAGGGGCGTTTGTCACGCTAATCGTTCTGGTAGCCTTCATGATTTGGGACAGCAAACGGAAAGTGCTGTTCGTAGGCTTGCTTGCAGTCGCTTCGGTGCTCGCTTGGTCCGGCCTCTCGGATTTCCACAAAGACAGGTACCTGTCCTTGATCAGTTCCGATACCAGCACTGCATCTGGGGCGACTGCGGACGGGCGCATCCGGGGGATGACCACAGAGTTCCGGCTTGGCTTGAAGCGCCCTATATTCGGCCATGGCCTGGGCACTACGCCGGAGGCAAAGGTTAACCAGCTGGGTGGTCGTCGCCAGGCAGCGCACAACCTCTATGCTGAGCTGTTGATCGAGATTGGCGCGATCGGTGCGATTATATTCCTTGCTTACCTGTTCAAGTTGCGGAGTGCCGTGAAGGATAACCTGCTGGCCTTCAAACGAGCGGTGCGGCAAGGCGTACCGGTGGATGGCTTCATGTTAAACCTGAACAAAGCGCTGCTCGTGGTGTTTTGGGTGTACGCGGTATATAGCATCAACTACTTTGGCTTGTCGCAGGATTATTGGTACATCTTTGGTGGCCTCTGCATTGCCTTTGCGCGGTCCATCAAGCGGAACCGCGAGGTGTATTTCGGCACTGAGAGTGCGCCGCTGCAGGGCGCTGGCGGCGCCGGCACAAAGCGCCCACTCTCTGCATGA